In the genome of Dermatobacter hominis, the window TCGCCGGCAGCAGGTCGAGCAGCTCGTCGCGGTCGACCGCGACGTCGTGCAGCAGCAGCGTGCCGTCGACCCGGGGCGCGTCGTCACGGAGGCGGGCCGCCGTCACCGGGATCTCGACGGTCCGCATCGGGACCGCCATGCCGTAGCCGAACCGCCCGTAGATCGTCGCCTGGCTGGCGGTGAGCAACGAGGCGACCTCGCCGCGGGCGGCCGCGTCCTCGAGCAGCCAGTCGACCATCGAGCGGAGGATCCCCCGCCGGCGGTGCGACGTGAGCACGCCGACGTCGCCGACACCGGCGACCCGGACGTGGGCGCCGCCGGGCAGCGTCAGCTGGAACGGGAAGTTGCCGGACGCACCGGCGTCCACCCCGTCGACCACCGCCAGCACGAACCGGTCGGTCTCCATGATGTGGCGCTTGGCCTCGACGTAGGCCCGCGAGTTCGACAGGCCGAAGGCGAGGCCGTCGACGGTGCAGAAGCGCTCGTGCGGGTCCCTCGGGCCGTCGGCGAGCGAGCGGAGGGTGCAGATCTCGGGGGCGGCCGCCGGTTCGGATCCCATCGCGCCGACAGTAGGGGCGGGCACGAGGGCGGGGCCGGGGGTTTCAGCCCGACCGCACCGGACGGTCGCTCGGGCCCGAGCCGTCGGCGACGGATCAGCCGGTGCTGGTGCAGGACGTCTGCACGTACTGGCCGATCGCGGTCTGCGCCGACTGGACGTTCGGGTCCGAGATCAGCGCACTCGCACGGCTCTCGGCGTCGACGGCCCGGGGGTCGACCTTCGACATGCTCCCCCACACGCCCTGCATGGTCTGCAGCGGTCCGCCGAGCTCCGGCGGGCCGATCTGCACGAGGTGGGCGAACAGCCGGTCGAGCGAGGCGAACAGCTGGGTGAACCCCGACGGGTTGGTCAGGAGACTGGTGAGGTTGACGTTGCTCTGGGTGACGTCACGCAGGGCCTGGCCGGTCAGCAGCGTGCAGAGGTCCGTCTCGTTGTTGAGGTCGTCGATGCGCCGGATGAGCTCGTTGACGTCGACGTCGCCGCTGGTGCCGGCCGACGTCTGGCCGTCGGCGACCGGAGGGGCGGTCGGCGCAGGGCCGGGGGTCGTCTGGTCGGAGGGGTCGTCCTGGGCCTCCTCGGTGGCGCTCTCCTGGCTGCACGCCGCCGCCAGGGGCACCAGGACGACCATCGCCACGACGGCACCGGCCGCGGCGCGCCACGCGCCCGACCGCCGCACCGCTCGGTTGCCCGCTCGCCGAGTCCCCACGGCGGTCGATGGTACGGGAGCGGACCCGCCACCGGAACTCGCGACCCGTTCACCGCCCCGCCATGACCGCCCCGCCATGACCGCTCTGTCACGGCTGGCGGCCCCGTGCGGGGCCGCCAGCCGTGACAAAGCCGGACAGGATGAGCTCAGAGGCCCTCCTCGCAGGCGAGGACGACCCGGTCACCGACGACGGCGACGTCGACACGACCCGGGACGAGGTCCGCCGTGACCATCGCCGGCTGGCCGTCGCGCTCGACCTCCCTCACGGTCCCGCCCCCGGCCTGGACGGTCGCCGCCGCCTCCTGCAGGGTGGAGCCGCGCAGCTCGGGCCGCTCCGTGGAGCGCTGCTCGACGCAGTCCAGGAAGGTCGCCGTCACGGTCGGGTCGAGCGGTGGGATGGTCGTCGCGGTCGTCGGTGCCGTCGTGGTCGTCGTCGGGCCGTTCGAGTCGTCGATGCCGTCGATCCCCCTGCGCTCGAGCTCCCGGCGGAACTCGTCCTCCGACATCGCCCGCAGCGACCGCGCCACGTCGACGAGCTCGTCCATCGTCGCGAGTTGCGGGCGCGGGCCGTTCGCCGGCTCCACCCGGTCGATGAGGCTGATCACCACGCCGTAATCGAAGAGGTACAACCCGATCATCTCGCTCCCCTCGATCGAGAACGCACCTCCCCCCAGTTCCGGACGGGGCACCACGCGCTGCACCCCGCTGCGGTCGAAGAAGAGCTGCGTGTCGGCCGTCGACCTGCGCTGCAGCGCAGCCACCATCGGAGGGGTGCGGTCGCTCACGATGCTGACGCCCACGGTGGGGCTCGTCGGGTCGGCGGCATCTCCCATTCGAACGGTCAGACCGACGCCGCGGATCGACGACGACGTGGCCGCTCCGGCCGACGGCTCGACCATGCGAAGCCCGGCCGGCGGTTCGAGCCTGGCGATCACCGCCATCGGGTTTGGCTCGGACGATGCCGCGAGCGACGAGGCCAGGCGGGCGATGACCGCATCGGCCTCGACATCATCGACGCCGTCGTACGCAACCGTCACCTGGTACGAGGGCGAGTCGACCTGCCCCGGCGTGGCGACGTCGGGACCGGTGAGCACGACCCAGACGGTCTCCGTGATCGCTCCGGGCGGCGGTCCATACCGGCGGGCAACCGCGCCGTCTGAAAGCACCTGCGCGTCGAGCACCGGGAACACGGGCGCCAGGATCGGGAGCCCAGGTGCCAGCACGGTCATCCACCGGGTCGGATCGTCCGGATCGTCGACCGCCGTCCAGGACCCCGACTCGCCTCCCACCTGCGATACGTCGTCGACGCGGAACCGCCCGTCGTCCGGTGGAAGGCGCCAGATGCCGTCGCCCCGGAGCTCGATCGGGCCCGAGTCGGGGGTGGCGACGACCTCGCCGTCGTCCGAGGTGAGGCGTAGCCCGACGAACGCCAGCGCCGCGACCACCGCCACCCCGATCGCGGGAAGCCACCAACGGCGTCGACGGTGCGGATCGAGCGACACGACCGCGGCGACGAACGGTCGCTCCGCCGGGAGGGCGGCGGGGACCTCGGCAGCGGCCTGTCGCAGCAGCTCGCGCAGGCGCTGCTCCTCGCGGTCGGTGAGCTCCACGTCGGTCACGACCCCTCCTCCGCCAGCAGGTCGCGCAGGCTGGACAGCCCTCGGTGCAGATGCGACTTCACGGTGCCGAGCGGCAGGTCCAGCGCGTCGGCGATCGCGTCGAGCGGCAGGTCCTCGTAGTAGCGGAGCACGACGCAGGCCCGGACCTCGGGGCGCAGCGCGTGGAGCCGGTCCCACATCTCGTCCAGGTCGGGGGCGGGGACCGCGGCGTCGACCGGGCGGCGGAAGCGTTCGGCCGTCGCAGCCCGGCGGTGCGACGACCGCACGCCGTTCACCACCGACGTGCGCAGGTACGCCGCCGGTTCGGCCACCTCGTCGAGGCGCGGTGCGAGCTGCTCGAACGCGTCCATCACGACCTCCTCGGCGACCGCGCGGGAACCCGCCAGCAGCGTCGCCAGGCGCACGAGCGGCGCGTACCGGTCGCGGAACAGCGCGTCGAGTCGCTCCTGCGACCCGGTCACGGCCACCCCATCCACGCTTCCTCCCACACCTCACAGACGCTCGAGCGCCCCGAAAGGTTGCACCGATCGCTGCTTTGTCACGGCTGGCGGCCCCGTTCGGGGCCGCCAGCCGTGACAAAGCCGGTCAGGATCGGAGGGCGCCGAGGAGGGAGACGACCGCGGTGGCGGCCAGCAGCCACAGCACCAGCGTGCGGAACCGCTCCTCGGGGAACCGGTGGTGCAGCCGGTCCCCCACCCACCAGCCGACCGGCCACGCCACCACGGTCAGGGCTGCGGTCGCCAGGACGGTCCCGGTCACCTGCCCGCTCACCGCGAACAGGACGATCGCCACCACGCCGTTGGCGCCGAACAGCGCGGAGGCCGTCGCCCGGAACGTGGCCTTGGGGAGCCGGTGGCCGTGGAGCGCGGTCACCACCGGTGGTCCGCTGACGCCGACCGACGTGTTGAGCAGGCCGGTGCCCACGCCGGCCACGACGTCGGCCCAGCCCGGCACCCTCGACGGCTCCGGGCCGAACGCCAGGACCGCCACCGCGGCCAGCACGACCACGCCGATGCCGACGCCGATCCAGCGCTCGGGAAGCACCAGCAGCAGGGCCAGCCCCGCCGGCATCCCGATCAGCCCGCCGACGAACAGGCGGCCCAGGATCGGCCGGTCGACGTCGGCCCGGTGCCGGATCGACACACCGCCGTTCGACAGCAGGCCGAGGATCGCCGACAGCACGACCGCCTCGCGGGGCCCCACCGCCAGCGCCATCAGCGGCACGGTCGTCAGCGCGAAACCGAACCCGACCAGCGCGTTGAGCAGGGACCCGACGAACAGCGCGCCGGCGACCAGGACGAGGGCGGCGAGCGACGGCACGGGCGCCGATCGTAGGGACCCGCCACCCCGACCCCGACCGCTTTGCCTGACCCCGACCGCTTTGTTCCACGTTTTCGACGTCGGAGCGTCGAGGACGACGAACAAAGCGGGCAGCCGGCAGCCGCAGCGGACCGCGGCGCAGCGCGGGAGGGGTCAGCCCTTGCGCGAGTTGAGGAGGGCGGTGACGGCCTTGCCGTCGGCCTTGCCCTGCGTGGCCTTCATCACCTGGCCGACGAAGAAGCCGGTGACCTTGCCGTCGCCGTCGCGGAAGCGCTGCCACTCGTCGGGGTGCGAGGCGATCAGCTCGTCGACGACCGACTCCAGCGCCCCGGTGTCCATCGCCTCGAAGCCGTTGCGCTTCGCGATGTCGGCCGGGGCGTCGCCCGTCTCGATCATCTCGGCCAGCACCTGCTTGGTCTGGGTGGCGGTGAGCTTGCCGTCCACCTCCATCCCGACGAGGTCGGCGAACGCCGACGGGGTGACGTCGAGCGACCGCTCGTCGGCCATGTTGTGCTCGGCGTGGGTGAGCACGCGGACGGGATCCGCGCCCAGCTCGATGGTCGCGAGGCAGAGCTCGTCGAGCCCCCGCTCGACGATCAGCGCGGTCTGCTCGAGCTCGGACCCGGAGACCTCGGCGAGCCGGTGGCGGCGCTCCGACGGCAGCATCGGCAGCTCGGCCCGCACCCGCTCGACCCACTCGTCGCCCGGGTCGATCTCGACGAGGTCGGGATCGGGGAAGTAGCGGTAGTCGTCCGCGTCCTCCTTGGACCGCAGCAACGTGGTCCGCCCCTCGGTGTCGTTCCAGTGGCGGGTCTGCTGGACCACGCCCTCGCCCGACGTGATCAGGTCGGCCTGCCGGGCCGCCTCGTACTCGATG includes:
- a CDS encoding sulfite exporter TauE/SafE family protein, whose amino-acid sequence is MPSLAALVLVAGALFVGSLLNALVGFGFALTTVPLMALAVGPREAVVLSAILGLLSNGGVSIRHRADVDRPILGRLFVGGLIGMPAGLALLLVLPERWIGVGIGVVVLAAVAVLAFGPEPSRVPGWADVVAGVGTGLLNTSVGVSGPPVVTALHGHRLPKATFRATASALFGANGVVAIVLFAVSGQVTGTVLATAALTVVAWPVGWWVGDRLHHRFPEERFRTLVLWLLAATAVVSLLGALRS
- the gatB gene encoding Asp-tRNA(Asn)/Glu-tRNA(Gln) amidotransferase subunit GatB, translated to MSGFDHDTWEIVIGLEVHTELATRTKLFSSAVNHFGGEPNTHIDPLTLGLPGSLPVLNEQAVELAIRVGLALNCTVQRSVFARKNYFYPDQPKNYQISQYELPINADGWLELPSGKRVGIERAHLEEDTGKSTHIGGGGRIHDAQYSLVDLNRAGVPLLEIVGRPDLRSAEDAKAYVAELRSILVAVGASDGKMEEGSLRVDCNVSVRRRGETEFGTRCEIKNINSLRSMGRAIEYEAARQADLITSGEGVVQQTRHWNDTEGRTTLLRSKEDADDYRYFPDPDLVEIDPGDEWVERVRAELPMLPSERRHRLAEVSGSELEQTALIVERGLDELCLATIELGADPVRVLTHAEHNMADERSLDVTPSAFADLVGMEVDGKLTATQTKQVLAEMIETGDAPADIAKRNGFEAMDTGALESVVDELIASHPDEWQRFRDGDGKVTGFFVGQVMKATQGKADGKAVTALLNSRKG
- a CDS encoding RNA polymerase sigma factor; this encodes MTGSQERLDALFRDRYAPLVRLATLLAGSRAVAEEVVMDAFEQLAPRLDEVAEPAAYLRTSVVNGVRSSHRRAATAERFRRPVDAAVPAPDLDEMWDRLHALRPEVRACVVLRYYEDLPLDAIADALDLPLGTVKSHLHRGLSSLRDLLAEEGS